A region from the Clostridia bacterium genome encodes:
- a CDS encoding transcription repressor NadR yields MKSQQRRAEIVKILSVAEAPVSARVFAEQFSVSRQIIVKDISYLRASGMSIPAKGRGYVLIKDEIPKRVLKTIHSDEEVGDELRLIVDMGGIVEDVFIYHKIYNKVTAKLNIRTHEDVDRFLSALSSGQSGLLKNATSGYHYHTVLAESYEILSDIENALWEKGYLAPLKSYEPEELFNK; encoded by the coding sequence ATGAAAAGTCAACAGCGACGTGCTGAAATTGTAAAAATTCTCTCGGTGGCCGAAGCGCCTGTCTCGGCAAGGGTTTTTGCAGAGCAATTTTCGGTCAGCCGTCAGATTATTGTAAAAGACATTTCTTATTTGCGCGCTTCGGGCATGTCTATTCCGGCAAAGGGAAGAGGGTATGTGCTCATAAAAGATGAAATCCCAAAACGAGTGCTGAAAACCATCCATTCTGACGAAGAGGTAGGAGATGAGCTTCGGTTAATTGTGGATATGGGCGGCATAGTGGAGGATGTGTTCATCTATCACAAAATTTACAATAAAGTAACTGCAAAGCTGAACATCAGAACCCATGAAGATGTGGACCGCTTTTTAAGTGCCCTTTCCTCCGGACAGTCGGGACTTTTAAAAAACGCCACCTCGGGCTATCACTACCACACCGTTTTAGCAGAAAGCTATGAAATCCTTTCGGATATCGAAAATGCCCTATGGGAAAAAGGGTATCTAGCCCCTTTAAAATCCTATGAGCCGGAAGAATTATTCAACAAATAA
- a CDS encoding family 16 glycosylhydrolase: MKKYFTFLCLLLLLMCLDITAFAAPPDADYELLFADEFDKEIDLNIWKYRTGERLGGYNYPENVYIKDGKMYHEMRYETRNGTEQLTGGGIISNEFFGYGYYETKCRLFGATGGMHSSFWSMGFGGDGEKTPKYNQVYEIDGYEIDSHKKNRITCNINLKINAVTGIPGTPVTDFPTDTEFTFGYEWLPNQINWYLNGELIQSKSGNEIPIHYAQQNLWITGLANASLSGEIDRAKLPGDAWWDYVHFYAMPLKDINLLGASEFEYNENPDHTPKTSLQHPMSWMELGDTEASFLEWNDSAVSGNHVLSHHSDKKYTVTTAQRLYYIPNGNYSFSVYAMSSGGQKTAKIRISDFDGETVKEIDIPKSDTMTKLEITDIEITDNGAYVEIISEANGGQWLKIDNPSLYATHGKEVEKAIPYTTDLSGYTVGETFVSTKSDGFNQSGAWQGSGLAGYKGEKSIFVYEQDGDAAAEFTITAPKDGEYDIRFYKVGHSNSGKKCHVYYKLNGKTVDGTADLTQGGWQVIGTEKLKKGDKVVVGIDSKNGGLLRASAASIATKGSVVLKDVLLLELESPKVWAHGIKKTVDPENLSVVPTTKNDRTMVPVRFIAENLGATVDYVDETEEIVIRLADNTVTLKVNSAKMNVNGKEIVLDVPAYVRDGRTFVPLRAISEGLNQKVSWIPDKFVIIGDKEVTPTKELSTELDTIGKQ; this comes from the coding sequence ATGAAAAAGTATTTTACGTTTTTATGTCTGCTTTTACTGCTGATGTGTCTTGACATAACGGCTTTTGCCGCACCGCCGGATGCGGATTATGAATTGCTTTTTGCAGACGAATTTGACAAGGAAATTGACCTAAACATCTGGAAATACCGCACAGGCGAACGGCTTGGCGGTTACAACTATCCCGAAAATGTGTATATCAAGGATGGGAAAATGTACCACGAAATGCGCTATGAAACCCGAAACGGCACAGAACAGCTCACAGGTGGCGGTATCATATCCAACGAATTTTTCGGCTACGGCTATTATGAAACAAAATGCCGTCTGTTTGGCGCGACGGGCGGTATGCATTCGTCCTTCTGGAGCATGGGCTTTGGCGGGGACGGCGAAAAAACACCCAAATACAATCAGGTGTACGAAATTGACGGCTATGAAATCGATTCCCATAAGAAAAACAGAATCACCTGCAACATCAATTTAAAAATCAATGCGGTTACCGGTATACCGGGTACACCGGTAACCGATTTCCCCACCGATACCGAATTTACCTTTGGTTATGAATGGCTTCCGAATCAGATTAACTGGTATTTAAACGGAGAGCTGATTCAGTCTAAATCAGGTAACGAAATCCCCATCCACTATGCCCAGCAGAATTTATGGATTACGGGTCTTGCCAACGCAAGTCTTTCGGGCGAAATTGACAGAGCAAAGCTTCCCGGAGATGCCTGGTGGGATTATGTACATTTTTATGCGATGCCTTTAAAGGATATCAATCTTTTAGGTGCATCCGAATTTGAATACAATGAAAATCCAGACCATACACCCAAAACCTCCTTACAGCATCCCATGAGCTGGATGGAGCTTGGTGATACCGAGGCAAGCTTTTTAGAATGGAATGACAGTGCAGTCAGCGGAAACCATGTACTTTCTCACCACAGTGATAAAAAGTATACGGTTACCACCGCCCAGCGACTTTACTACATTCCCAACGGCAACTACAGCTTTTCGGTATACGCCATGTCCTCGGGCGGTCAGAAAACCGCCAAAATCCGCATTTCAGATTTTGATGGAGAAACGGTAAAAGAAATAGATATTCCAAAGTCGGATACCATGACAAAGCTTGAGATAACCGACATAGAAATCACGGACAACGGTGCTTATGTGGAAATCATCTCCGAGGCAAATGGCGGACAATGGCTGAAAATTGACAACCCGTCCCTGTACGCAACCCACGGTAAAGAGGTGGAAAAGGCAATTCCCTATACCACCGACCTTTCCGGCTATACTGTCGGCGAAACCTTCGTGAGCACGAAAAGCGATGGCTTTAATCAGTCGGGCGCATGGCAGGGAAGCGGTCTTGCAGGCTATAAGGGCGAAAAGAGTATTTTTGTGTATGAGCAGGATGGTGATGCAGCGGCTGAATTTACCATCACCGCTCCAAAAGACGGAGAATATGACATCCGCTTTTATAAGGTGGGGCACAGCAACTCGGGCAAAAAATGCCATGTGTATTACAAGCTTAACGGCAAAACGGTAGACGGTACCGCAGATTTAACCCAAGGTGGCTGGCAGGTAATCGGCACAGAAAAACTGAAAAAAGGCGACAAGGTGGTTGTGGGTATTGACAGCAAAAACGGCGGTCTGCTTCGGGCATCTGCCGCAAGCATTGCCACAAAAGGCTCTGTTGTTTTAAAGGATGTTCTGCTTTTAGAGCTGGAAAGCCCGAAGGTGTGGGCGCACGGCATCAAGAAAACGGTGGACCCCGAAAACCTTTCGGTTGTCCCCACCACCAAAAATGACCGCACCATGGTGCCTGTCCGATTCATTGCGGAAAATTTGGGTGCAACGGTAGACTATGTGGACGAAACAGAAGAAATTGTGATCCGTCTTGCAGACAACACCGTTACCCTTAAGGTCAACAGCGCTAAAATGAACGTAAACGGCAAAGAAATTGTTCTGGACGTGCCTGCTTATGTGAGAGACGGCAGAACATTCGTACCGCTCCGAGCCATTTCGGAGGGGTTAAACCAAAAGGTCAGCTGGATTCCCGATAAATTTGTCATTATCGGCGACAAAGAGGTTACACCCACCAAGGAACTCTCTACCGAGCTTGACACCATCGGAAAACAATAA